One window of the Podospora pseudocomata strain CBS 415.72m chromosome 7, whole genome shotgun sequence genome contains the following:
- the GPA1 gene encoding guanine nucleotide-binding protein subunit alpha (COG:D; COG:T; EggNog:ENOG503NV23), producing the protein MGCGMSTEEKEGKARNEEIENQLKRDRMQQRNEIKMLLLGAGESGKSTILKQMKLIHEGGYSRDERESFKEIIFSNTVQSMRVILEAMESLELPLADARMEYHVQTIFMQPAQIEGDVLPPEVGNAIEALWRDAGVQSCFKRSREYQLNDSARYYFDNIARIAAPDYMPNDQDVLRSRVKTTGITETTFIIGELTYRMFDVGGQRSERKKWIHCFENVTTILFLVAISEYDQLLFEDETVNRMQEALTLFDSICNSRWFIKTSIILFLNKIDRFKEKLPVSPMKNYFPDYEGGDDYGQACDYILNRFVSLNQHESKQIYTHFTCATDTTQIRFVMAAVNDIIIQENLRLCGLI; encoded by the exons ATGGGTTGCGGAATGAGcacagaggagaaggagggcaaggcccGGAacgaggagattgagaacCAGTTGAAGAGGGATCGGATGCAGCAGCGCAATGAGATCAAGATGTTGCTTCTGG GTGCTGGTGAATCCGGAAAGTCAACTATTTTGAAGCAGATGAAGCTGATCCATGAGGGCGGCTACTCGCGCGACGAGCGCGAGTCCTTCAAGGAGATCATCTTCAGCAACACTGTCCAGTCGATGCGCGTCATTCTCGAGGCGATGGAGTCATTGGAGTTGCCATTGGCCGATGCCCGCATGGAGTACCACGTCCAGACCATCTTCATGCAACCAGCTCAGATTGAGGGAGATGTCCTTCCCCcagaggttggcaatgcCATTGAGGCTTTGTGGAGAGATGCCGGTGTCCAGAGCTGCTTCAAGCGCTCAAGAGAGTATCAGCTCAACGACTCTGCCAGATA CTACTTTGACAACATCGCCCGTATCGCCGCCCCCGACTACATGCCCAACGACCAGGATGTCCTTCGGTCCCGTGTCAAGACTACTGGTATCACGGAGACGACTTTCATTATTGGTGAGCTCACGTACAGGATGTTCGATGTCGGCGGTCAAAGATCAGAACGTAAGAAGTGGATTCACTGCTTCGAGAACGTCACGACCATCCTGTTCCTCGTCGCTATCTCCGAGTACGATCAGCTCctgtttgaggatgagacGGTCAACCGCATGCAAGAAGCTCTCACGCTCTTCGACTCCATCTGCAACTCCAGGTGGTTCATCAAGACCTCGATCattctcttcctcaacaagatCGACAGGTTTAAGGAGAAGCTCCCTGTCAGCCCAATGAAGAACTACTTCCCCGACtacgagggtggtgatgactaCGGCCAGGCTTGCGACTACATCCTCAACCGTTTCGTGTCCCTGAACCAGCACGAGAGCAAGCAAATCTACACACATTTTACTTGCGCCACGGACACAACGCAAATCCGCTTCGTGATGGCTGCTGTGAATG ATATCATCATCCAGGAGAACCTCCGCCTCTGCGGTCTCATCTGA
- a CDS encoding hypothetical protein (COG:L; EggNog:ENOG503NX3G) codes for MASSAIPLERLGGHAFNHRTSVELEEEYDRLRDLARAEAEKKKSCFDRAHEAYERGDGAEAKSLSNEGKRHQAKQAEYNKQAAEFIFRENNAMGRIAEDTIDLHGLFVEEAEDILEARIRDAQARGQSHLHVIVGKGNHSTGGVRKIKPRVEQLCRELGLDYATEENEGRIYVDLGGNRVEAPPPLPPQPDGHQSHSRPQKRPHRPRPEQPQRPQRPEEPEDDGIFGCIKACCTLM; via the exons ATGGCGTCGTCCGCTATTCCGCTAGAGCGTCTCGGAGGTCATG CGTTCAACCACAGGACCAGTGTagagttggaggaagagTATGATCGTTTGAGAGATCTGGCTCgggcagaggcagagaagaagaagtcatGCTTTGATCGG GCTCATGAAGCATATGAGCGTGGGGATGGCGCCGAGGCAAAGTCTTTGTCGAACGAGGGCAAACGCCATCAAGCGAAGCAGGCCGAGTATAACAAACAGGCTGCCGAATTCATCTTCCGGGAGAACAACGCCATGGGCCGGATAGCTGAGGATACCATCGACTTGCATGGTCTGTTTGTTGAAGAGGCAGAGGATATCCTTGAAGCCAGAATCCGTGATGCTCAGGCTCGCGGTCAGTCCCACTTGCACGTCATTGTCGGGAAGGGCAATCACTCAACTGGGGGGGTCCGAAAGATTAAGCCGCGTGTTGAGCAGCTCTGCCGAGAACTCGGTCTAGACTATGCCACAGAGGAAAACGAGGGGCGTATCTATGTTGATCTCGGTGGCAACCGTGTCGaggctcctccccctctgcccccACAGCCAGATGGGCACCAGTCGCACAGCCGTCCTCAGAAGAGACCGCATCGGCCCCGGCCAGAACAGCCCCAGCGTCCACAACGCCCTGAAGAGCCGGAGGACGATGGCATCTTCGGCTGTATCAAGGCCTGTTGTACGCTTATGTAG